In the Desulfitobacterium hafniense DCB-2 genome, GACACGGTCTCCAAGCAATATGATCATACCTTTAAAGATATTTTCCAGGAAGTTTATGACAAGGAATATAAGGAACGCTTTGCAGCGGCTCAGCTTGAATACTTCTATACTCTTATTGACGATGCTGTGGCTCGGGTTATTCGCTCTGAAGGAGGCTATATCTGGGCTTGTAAGAACTATGACGGGGATGTCATGTCGGACATGGTAGCGACTGCTTTCGGAAGCTTGGCGATGATGACTTCGGTATTGGTTTCGCCCGAAGGGAATTTCGAATATGAGGCGGCCCATGGTACGGTAACCCGTCACTATTATCAACATCTTAAGGGTGAAGAGACATCCACCAACCCCATTGCGACGATTTTTGCCTGGACAGGCGCCCTTAAGAAACGGGGAGAGCTGGATGGTTTGCCGGATTTAGCCGACTTTGCCGCTCAGTTGGAGGAAGCCTCATTAAAGACCATCGAAGCCGGAATTATGACCAAGGATCTGGCTTTGATCTCGGAACTGCCCAATATCAAAACCGTCAACACCAAGGATTTCCTCGAAGAAATTAAGAAAACTCTCGATACGCTCCGCCCATAGGCCAAGAGGAAAGGTTCCCCTATCTCTGCCTGAGATAAGGGGCCTTTCCCTTATCTTAGGATGATTCAGTGCTCAATGACAGGGTGCAAAGGAATCTGAGACTTTGAGAAGGAGGGAAAATGTGTGAAGAAGGAATATCAGTTCAAATATGGTGAAGGTTATCAGAGTTTTCTGCTCAATCCGCAATATGTTATTCAAGAGCTCCATGCCAAAGCGATTCAACCTGTAGAGGATGTGGTTAAGGAAATCGGGAGAATTCTTGATGACCCCATCGCTTCTGCGCCTTTCAATACCCTTTTTAAAGCAGGGGATAAGGTGACGATTGTGGTCAGTGATATCACACGTCTGTTAAAGCTCCCTGACTATCTGCCCACGATTGTGAATCGCTTGAATGGTTTAGGCATCCCGGATGAGGATATGCTGATCCTGACGGCTACCGGAACTCACCGGGGACAAACTCCTGAGGAGAAAAAGAAGATTGTCGGAGAGGAGGTGTATGCTCGAATTGAGGTGGTGGATCATGACTGCGATCATTCGGAGATGGTGTATGTGGGAACAACCCCGCGGGGAACGGAAGTCGTTGTTAACCGCTTAGTTGTGGACCGGAAGGTTATTCTCACCGGAGGAATCGTTCATCACCTGATGGCAGGCTTCGGTGGCGGGCGCAAGTCCATTATCCCCGGAGTAGCAAGCCGGAAGACCATTGCTCAGAACCATCTCCATTCCTTAGACCCCAACGCTGAGCAGTCTAATCCACTGATTGGGGTAGGAGCACTTATCAATAACCCTTTACATGAAGATATGGTGGATGGGACAGGTCTTGTGAATCCTGATTTTCTCATTAATACCATTATGCATACTGATGGCCGGATTGCTAAATTTGTGGCCGGACACTGGCTAAAGGCTTGGGAAGAGGGCTGCG is a window encoding:
- the larA gene encoding nickel-dependent lactate racemase; the encoded protein is MKKEYQFKYGEGYQSFLLNPQYVIQELHAKAIQPVEDVVKEIGRILDDPIASAPFNTLFKAGDKVTIVVSDITRLLKLPDYLPTIVNRLNGLGIPDEDMLILTATGTHRGQTPEEKKKIVGEEVYARIEVVDHDCDHSEMVYVGTTPRGTEVVVNRLVVDRKVILTGGIVHHLMAGFGGGRKSIIPGVASRKTIAQNHLHSLDPNAEQSNPLIGVGALINNPLHEDMVDGTGLVNPDFLINTIMHTDGRIAKFVAGHWLKAWEEGCAWADENYGVPIDKQADLVIASCGGFPKDISLYQSTKTLFNAALAVKPGGTILLLAECREGAGADEFFGWSEPLKEKTLDPELRKNFTIPGYIFYAAVESAAKAKVILYSEIESELVKPMGMIGANSFAEAIELAGVDQENQDVILMPYGGATIPLYQKR